In a genomic window of Mucilaginibacter sp. KACC 22063:
- a CDS encoding undecaprenyl-diphosphate phosphatase yields the protein MNLIHVIILAIIEGLTEFLPVSSTGHMVIASSLMNDVNGNPIGQDEFVKIFEVAIQLGAILAVVVLYWKKFFDFKHWSFYLKLLIAVIPALIFGKLLNDFIDKTLGNPIFIATVMFLGGIVLLFVDKWFLNPKINDEKDITNGNALKIGLYQVLAVVFPGLSRSAATIIGGMQQKLSRKAAAEFSFFLAVPTMVAATGYKLLKGYHYITGSGVKFLLIGNAIAFVVALLAIRTFITFLEKRGFKLFGWYRIILGGVILALYFTGHQIVVS from the coding sequence ATGAATTTAATACATGTTATCATTCTGGCAATTATTGAAGGATTGACAGAATTTCTTCCTGTGTCATCAACCGGGCACATGGTTATTGCCAGTTCGTTAATGAATGATGTTAATGGCAATCCTATCGGGCAAGATGAATTTGTTAAGATATTTGAAGTAGCCATTCAGTTAGGTGCCATACTTGCCGTAGTAGTTCTATATTGGAAAAAATTCTTCGATTTTAAACACTGGTCATTTTACTTAAAGCTGCTTATTGCTGTTATACCTGCATTGATCTTCGGCAAACTCCTAAACGATTTCATCGACAAAACATTAGGTAACCCTATTTTTATTGCAACGGTAATGTTTTTAGGTGGTATCGTATTGTTATTTGTTGATAAGTGGTTTCTTAACCCTAAAATCAACGACGAAAAGGACATTACAAATGGCAATGCACTTAAAATTGGTTTGTACCAGGTACTGGCTGTTGTATTCCCGGGTTTAAGCCGTAGTGCTGCGACCATTATAGGCGGTATGCAGCAAAAGCTATCAAGAAAAGCAGCGGCAGAGTTTTCTTTCTTTTTAGCAGTACCTACGATGGTTGCCGCTACAGGTTACAAATTACTGAAAGGCTATCACTACATCACAGGTTCAGGCGTTAAGTTTTTATTAATAGGTAATGCTATTGCTTTTGTGGTTGCCTTATTAGCAATACGTACTTTTATTACTTTCCTTGAAAAGCGCGGCTTTAAATTATTCGGTTGGTACCGCATTATTTTAGGCGGTGTGATATTGGCCTTGTACTTTACCGGCCACCAGATCGTAGTATCATAA
- the truA gene encoding tRNA pseudouridine(38-40) synthase TruA, with translation MAEQRYFIELAFDGTKYHGWQTQPNAVSVQEMLNKALSTLLRQPVETTGCGRTDTGVHAKQLYAHFTPQSPEGEVEAIFSSPFRGLGGLNALLPYDIAAKKIIPVHADAHARFDATSRSYEYHIHFQKDPFKTNYSWLLKDKPDINMMNAAAAIIMEYTDFSCFSKSNTQVFTNNCKITRAEWVETEDGMVFHITADRFLRNMVRAIVGTLMMVGKNEISPEGIRQIIESKNRSNAGTSVPACGLYLTKIEYPYPL, from the coding sequence GTGGCCGAACAACGTTATTTTATTGAACTGGCTTTTGATGGCACCAAATACCACGGCTGGCAAACACAGCCCAATGCGGTAAGCGTGCAGGAAATGCTGAACAAGGCATTGAGCACCTTATTGCGACAGCCCGTTGAAACCACAGGCTGCGGCCGTACAGATACCGGTGTACATGCCAAACAATTGTATGCGCATTTTACCCCTCAATCCCCTGAAGGGGAAGTTGAGGCTATTTTTAGTTCCCCCTTTAGGGGATTAGGGGGCCTAAACGCGCTTCTGCCTTACGATATTGCTGCAAAAAAGATCATTCCCGTACACGCAGATGCACATGCCCGGTTTGATGCTACATCCAGATCATACGAATATCATATACATTTTCAGAAAGACCCTTTTAAAACCAATTATTCCTGGCTATTAAAAGACAAACCTGATATTAACATGATGAATGCTGCGGCGGCGATTATAATGGAGTATACTGATTTTAGCTGCTTTAGTAAATCTAACACACAGGTGTTTACCAATAATTGCAAAATCACCCGTGCTGAATGGGTAGAAACCGAGGATGGCATGGTATTTCATATCACTGCAGATCGTTTTTTGCGCAACATGGTACGCGCCATAGTAGGCACGTTAATGATGGTTGGGAAGAATGAGATTTCCCCAGAAGGTATCAGGCAAATTATAGAAAGCAAAAACCGTAGCAACGCCGGAACATCTGTGCCCGCATGTGGTTTATATTTAACAAAAATAGAATATCCTTATCCCCTTTAG
- a CDS encoding RNA polymerase sigma factor, which yields MDFQLKSDQELIHLYIAGDEGGLVELIRRYQSKIYTSIYLLVKDEYLAEDIFQDTFIKVINTLKAGKYNEEGKFLPWVTRIGHNLVIDHFRREKRTPLVSNGEDFDIFEVLGHYDESTEDRMVREQTHKDLKSLIQLLPAEQKEVLIMRHYGDLSFKEIADITDVSINTALGRMRYALNNLRKMMQTKELSLKN from the coding sequence ATGGATTTTCAATTGAAAAGTGATCAGGAATTAATCCATCTATATATAGCAGGAGACGAGGGTGGCTTGGTGGAATTAATCCGCAGATACCAATCTAAAATATATACTTCCATTTATTTACTGGTAAAAGACGAATATCTTGCCGAAGATATCTTTCAGGATACCTTTATTAAAGTGATAAATACCCTTAAAGCTGGTAAATACAACGAGGAAGGCAAGTTTTTGCCATGGGTAACCCGTATTGGTCATAACCTTGTGATTGACCATTTCCGTCGGGAGAAGCGCACACCTTTGGTAAGCAATGGTGAAGACTTTGATATTTTTGAGGTTTTAGGCCATTATGACGAGAGCACCGAAGACCGTATGGTACGCGAGCAAACGCATAAAGACCTTAAATCGCTGATACAGCTACTACCTGCCGAGCAGAAAGAAGTACTGATTATGCGCCACTATGGCGACCTCAGCTTTAAAGAGATAGCCGACATAACCGACGTAAGCATAAACACAGCTTTGGGCCGCATGCGGTATGCCCTTAATAACCTGCGTAAAATGATGCAAACTAAAGAGTTGAGCCTGAAGAATTAG
- the tsaD gene encoding tRNA (adenosine(37)-N6)-threonylcarbamoyltransferase complex transferase subunit TsaD, whose protein sequence is MPVILGIESSCDETSAAICADGIMLSNIIANQTIHEKYGGVVPELASRVHQQNIIPAVQQAIFNAKINKNDIDAVAFTRGPGLLGSLLVGVSFAKAFALAQNIPLIDINHMQAHVLAHFIGDHKPEFPFLCLTVSGGHTQIVLVKDYFDMEIIGQTQDDAAGEALDKTSKVLGLPYPGGPLIDKYARLGNPNAYHFPEPQIPGYDFSFSGLKTAILYFIRDNEKLNPDFKEEHMADICASVEKRITTILLNKLKKAAKDYGVNAIALAGGVSANTGLRQGIQQLADEQGWKSFIPAFQYCTDNAGMIAIAGYHKYLKGEFVSQEVAPLARMPF, encoded by the coding sequence GTGCCTGTAATATTAGGAATCGAATCTTCTTGTGATGAAACTTCTGCGGCTATCTGCGCAGATGGTATCATGTTAAGCAATATTATTGCCAATCAAACCATCCATGAAAAATATGGTGGCGTAGTGCCCGAACTTGCGTCGCGCGTGCATCAGCAAAATATTATTCCTGCAGTACAACAAGCAATATTTAACGCGAAAATAAACAAAAATGATATTGATGCGGTAGCTTTTACACGCGGCCCCGGACTTTTAGGTTCATTATTGGTAGGCGTGTCATTTGCCAAGGCTTTTGCACTGGCTCAAAATATCCCGCTTATTGATATTAACCACATGCAGGCCCATGTGCTTGCCCATTTTATTGGTGATCATAAACCCGAATTTCCGTTCTTATGCCTTACCGTATCAGGCGGCCATACGCAAATTGTACTGGTGAAGGATTATTTTGATATGGAGATCATTGGACAGACGCAAGACGATGCAGCAGGGGAGGCCTTAGATAAAACGAGTAAAGTGTTGGGACTGCCATACCCCGGCGGCCCGCTCATTGATAAATATGCACGCTTGGGCAACCCGAATGCTTATCATTTCCCTGAGCCGCAAATACCCGGATATGATTTTAGTTTCAGCGGATTGAAAACAGCTATCCTTTATTTTATCAGGGATAATGAAAAGTTAAATCCAGATTTTAAAGAAGAGCACATGGCTGATATTTGTGCCTCTGTTGAAAAACGGATCACAACAATCTTACTAAATAAGTTGAAGAAAGCGGCTAAGGACTATGGTGTTAATGCAATAGCGCTTGCCGGTGGGGTTTCGGCTAATACAGGATTAAGGCAAGGCATACAACAACTGGCAGATGAGCAGGGTTGGAAAAGTTTTATCCCGGCATTTCAATACTGTACAGATAATGCCGGCATGATTGCTATTGCCGGTTATCATAAATATTTAAAAGGTGAATTTGTAAGCCAGGAAGTAGCGCCGCTTGCAAGGATGCCTTTCTGA
- a CDS encoding ABC transporter ATP-binding protein, which yields MAVTGNAIDWKLMGRVMRYVRPYRVMFAVAAFLTIFLAVIVLIQPILIQKTLDNYIVVGNYNGLVFMVGLMVIQLAIQTMAQYWQTYLTNALGQSVIRDLRVDVFNHITSLRLKYFDRTPIGMLITRTVSDLETIADIFSEGLISITGDLLVVVSIVIYMLVQDWKLTLITLIPMPLLFLATYIFKEAIKVSFQEVRTQVAQLNTFLQEHISGMSITQYFAREDQEMRKFKAVNVKYRDANIRSNWYYSIFFPVVEILFAMCMGLLVWYGCKRILSDGELAAISASKKGVTPGLIVAFISLLNLLFRPIRQLADKFNTLQMGMVGADRIFKVLDTQEVAENKGTIKSGEIKGEIEFDHVWFAYNDDNWVLKDINFHVKPGETLALVGATGAGKSSTINILNRFYEIGKGTARVDGIDIREYETNFLRSKIATVIQDVFLFSDTIANNISLNNPAITLDEIIKAAKDVGAHEFIERLPGGYRYNVMERGATLSAGQAQLISFIRALVYNPSILVLDEATSSVDTETELLIQTAIEKLMQNRTAIVIAHRLSTIQSADKIIVLDHGEIKEIGNHQDLLRIEGGYYRKLYDLQFNSAGIAR from the coding sequence ATGGCTGTTACAGGAAACGCAATAGACTGGAAATTAATGGGGCGCGTAATGCGCTATGTAAGGCCGTACCGTGTAATGTTTGCCGTTGCAGCATTCCTGACGATTTTTTTGGCGGTAATTGTATTGATACAGCCCATCCTGATACAAAAAACGCTGGATAATTATATTGTTGTGGGTAACTACAACGGGCTTGTTTTTATGGTTGGGTTAATGGTTATTCAGTTGGCTATACAAACGATGGCCCAATACTGGCAAACCTATCTTACCAATGCCTTAGGTCAGTCTGTGATCCGAGATCTTAGAGTTGACGTTTTTAACCACATCACCAGTCTGCGTTTAAAATATTTTGACCGCACCCCTATCGGTATGCTGATTACCCGTACCGTATCCGACCTGGAAACCATTGCAGATATTTTTTCTGAAGGGCTTATCTCTATTACCGGTGATTTACTGGTTGTAGTATCTATCGTAATTTATATGCTGGTGCAGGATTGGAAGCTTACGCTGATCACGCTGATACCCATGCCACTGCTGTTCTTAGCGACTTATATATTTAAGGAAGCGATTAAAGTCTCTTTTCAGGAAGTGCGTACACAGGTGGCACAGCTTAACACCTTTTTGCAAGAGCATATATCCGGCATGAGCATTACCCAATACTTTGCCCGCGAAGACCAGGAAATGCGAAAATTTAAGGCCGTCAATGTAAAATACCGCGATGCCAATATCCGCTCTAACTGGTACTACTCTATATTTTTCCCTGTAGTGGAGATTTTATTTGCCATGTGTATGGGCTTGCTGGTGTGGTATGGCTGTAAGCGCATCTTATCTGATGGTGAGCTGGCAGCAATATCTGCATCAAAAAAAGGCGTAACACCGGGATTGATTGTCGCTTTTATATCCTTGCTCAACCTGCTCTTCAGACCAATACGCCAACTTGCCGATAAGTTTAATACCCTGCAAATGGGTATGGTTGGTGCCGACCGTATCTTTAAAGTTTTAGATACCCAAGAGGTGGCAGAGAACAAGGGCACCATTAAATCTGGGGAGATCAAAGGAGAAATTGAGTTTGACCATGTTTGGTTTGCCTACAACGATGATAACTGGGTATTAAAAGATATCAATTTCCATGTTAAGCCGGGCGAAACACTTGCCCTTGTTGGTGCAACCGGTGCAGGTAAATCTTCTACTATAAACATCCTTAACAGGTTTTACGAAATTGGTAAAGGTACTGCAAGGGTAGATGGCATAGACATCCGCGAATACGAAACCAATTTTCTCCGTTCTAAAATCGCCACCGTTATTCAGGATGTTTTCCTTTTTTCTGATACCATAGCCAACAACATCAGCTTAAATAACCCAGCTATCACGCTTGATGAGATCATTAAAGCAGCCAAAGATGTTGGAGCGCATGAATTTATCGAACGCTTGCCGGGCGGCTATCGATATAACGTAATGGAGCGTGGCGCAACGCTTTCGGCAGGCCAGGCTCAGCTAATTTCGTTCATCAGGGCATTGGTTTATAACCCATCGATATTGGTACTAGACGAAGCCACTTCTTCTGTTGATACCGAAACAGAATTACTGATACAAACTGCTATTGAGAAGCTGATGCAGAATCGCACCGCTATCGTAATTGCGCACCGCTTATCTACCATCCAAAGTGCAGATAAGATCATCGTGCTCGATCACGGCGAGATCAAAGAAATAGGCAACCACCAGGATCTGTTACGTATAGAAGGCGGCTACTACCGCAAACTTTACGACCTGCAATTTAACTCGGCGGGGATAGCGAGATAA
- the uvrA gene encoding excinuclease ABC subunit UvrA yields MNNATETDAQHHILIKGARVHNLKNIDVSIPKNKLVVITGMSGSGKSSLAFDTLYAEGQRRYVESLSSYARQFLGRMNKPDVDYIRGIAPAIAIEQKVITSNPRSTVGTSTEIYDYLKLLFSRIGHTISPVSGKRVKRDTVTDVINFMTGLPVDTQVTILCPLHPHNNRTLKEELAVLMQKGFVRVEYNGVLNRIESIIEDESIANEPLTNDHQVRIVVDRISVNTEDETLSRMGDSVQTAFFEGKGDCFVRYRLPEDETEAFFCDRFELDGIRFEEPSPNFFSFNNPYGACKRCEGYGKIIGIDEDLVIPDKSKTIYDGAVAPWRGEKMREWNEQLIKQASKFKFPIHRPYSQLNDAEKDVLWKGNQYFRGLDAFFKELEEQTYKIQYRVILSRYRGKTTCPECKGSRLRQDASYVKIDGKSITDIVLMPLNKALEFFKGLELNAHDEKIARRLLTEITNRITFLNDVGLSYLTLNRLSNTLSGGESQRINLATSLGSSLVGSVYVLDEPSIGLHPRDTQRLITVLKSLRDVGNTVLVVEHEEEIMQAADYLIDIGPEAGTHGGNLIFAGTYDEIIADEDSLTGRYLSRKEEIAIPAHRRKWHDAILIKGARENNLKNINVKFPLGVLTVVTGVSGSGKTSLVKRILHPALQKVLGNYSGEQTGAYDTIEGDYQQIEQVEMVDQNPIGRSSRSNPVTYVKAWDEIRNLYASQPAAKAGGLKPSAFSFNVEGGRCDVCQGEGEVKIEMQFMADIFLPCEACNGKRFKQNILDVTYLDKNVSEVLEMTIDDALEFFKKETKIINKLKPLVDVGLGYVQLGQSSNTLSGGEAQRIKLASFLIKGNNTSKTLFIFDEPTTGLHFADIKKLLKSFDALIDQGNTIIVIEHNMDVIKSADWVIDIGPEGGDHGGQLVFEGLPENLVKHPESYTGKFLKERLES; encoded by the coding sequence ATGAATAACGCAACAGAAACAGACGCCCAACATCATATATTAATAAAAGGTGCCCGCGTGCACAATCTTAAAAACATTGATGTATCTATACCTAAAAACAAACTGGTGGTTATTACCGGTATGTCGGGGTCGGGCAAATCATCACTGGCATTTGATACGCTTTATGCCGAAGGGCAGCGCAGGTATGTAGAAAGCCTTTCGAGCTATGCGCGCCAGTTTTTAGGCCGGATGAATAAGCCGGATGTTGATTACATCAGGGGCATTGCACCTGCAATTGCCATTGAGCAAAAAGTAATTACTTCAAATCCACGGTCGACAGTTGGTACCTCCACCGAAATTTACGACTATCTTAAGCTGCTGTTCTCGCGTATTGGCCATACCATTTCTCCTGTTTCGGGCAAAAGGGTAAAAAGGGATACGGTTACCGATGTTATTAATTTTATGACAGGCCTGCCGGTTGATACCCAGGTCACCATACTGTGTCCGCTGCATCCGCATAATAACCGGACCCTAAAGGAGGAACTTGCTGTTTTAATGCAAAAAGGTTTTGTACGTGTGGAATATAACGGCGTGCTTAATCGGATAGAAAGTATAATTGAAGACGAAAGCATAGCTAATGAGCCGCTGACCAACGATCATCAGGTGCGTATTGTGGTTGACCGTATCAGTGTAAATACCGAAGACGAAACGCTGAGCCGCATGGGCGATTCTGTGCAGACCGCCTTTTTTGAAGGTAAGGGCGATTGTTTTGTACGTTACCGTTTACCGGAGGATGAAACCGAAGCGTTTTTTTGCGACCGTTTTGAACTGGATGGTATTCGTTTTGAAGAACCATCACCTAACTTTTTCAGCTTTAACAACCCATACGGTGCGTGTAAACGTTGCGAGGGTTACGGAAAGATCATTGGTATTGACGAAGATCTGGTGATACCAGATAAAAGTAAAACCATATATGATGGTGCAGTAGCGCCATGGCGTGGTGAAAAAATGCGCGAGTGGAACGAACAACTGATCAAACAGGCCAGCAAATTTAAGTTCCCTATTCATCGCCCGTATAGCCAGCTTAATGATGCTGAGAAAGATGTGCTATGGAAAGGGAACCAATACTTCCGCGGCCTCGATGCTTTTTTCAAAGAGTTAGAAGAGCAGACTTATAAGATACAATATCGTGTAATCCTATCTCGTTACCGTGGTAAAACTACCTGTCCGGAATGTAAAGGCAGCCGTTTACGCCAGGATGCCAGTTATGTGAAAATCGATGGTAAATCGATAACCGATATTGTACTGATGCCATTAAATAAGGCACTTGAATTTTTCAAAGGCCTTGAACTAAATGCGCACGACGAAAAGATTGCCCGCCGGTTGCTGACAGAAATTACCAATCGCATCACATTCTTAAATGATGTAGGTTTAAGCTACCTCACTTTGAACCGCCTTTCGAACACACTTTCGGGTGGCGAATCGCAACGTATCAACCTGGCTACCTCATTAGGCAGCAGTTTGGTAGGTTCAGTTTATGTACTCGATGAACCAAGTATCGGGCTGCATCCGCGTGATACACAAAGACTGATCACCGTATTAAAGTCATTGCGCGATGTGGGCAATACTGTTTTAGTGGTAGAGCACGAGGAAGAGATTATGCAGGCGGCCGATTACCTGATCGATATTGGCCCCGAAGCAGGTACGCATGGTGGAAACCTTATTTTTGCCGGTACTTACGATGAGATTATTGCCGACGAAGACAGCCTTACCGGCCGTTACTTAAGCCGTAAGGAAGAAATTGCCATACCCGCGCATCGCCGTAAATGGCACGATGCTATATTAATTAAAGGAGCGCGCGAAAACAACCTGAAAAATATTAATGTGAAATTCCCGCTTGGGGTACTTACGGTTGTTACAGGTGTATCGGGGTCTGGCAAAACAAGTTTGGTGAAGCGCATATTGCATCCGGCGCTGCAGAAAGTGCTGGGTAATTATTCGGGCGAACAAACCGGTGCTTATGATACGATTGAAGGCGACTATCAGCAAATTGAGCAGGTAGAGATGGTTGATCAGAACCCAATCGGAAGGTCGTCGCGCTCAAACCCGGTTACTTATGTTAAAGCATGGGACGAGATTCGTAACCTTTATGCTTCGCAACCTGCGGCAAAGGCAGGCGGCTTAAAGCCATCGGCATTTTCATTTAACGTAGAAGGCGGCCGTTGCGATGTTTGCCAGGGCGAGGGGGAAGTGAAAATTGAAATGCAGTTTATGGCAGATATCTTTTTGCCATGCGAAGCCTGCAACGGTAAACGTTTTAAGCAAAATATTCTTGATGTTACTTATCTGGATAAAAACGTATCTGAGGTGCTTGAAATGACCATCGATGATGCGCTCGAATTCTTTAAAAAGGAAACTAAGATCATCAATAAACTGAAGCCTTTGGTTGATGTTGGTTTGGGATATGTGCAGTTAGGGCAATCTTCAAACACATTGTCTGGCGGCGAGGCGCAACGTATCAAGTTAGCATCGTTCCTGATCAAGGGTAATAATACCAGCAAAACGCTGTTCATTTTTGATGAGCCTACAACCGGCCTGCACTTTGCAGATATTAAGAAACTGCTAAAATCGTTTGATGCACTGATTGATCAGGGTAATACGATTATTGTTATAGAGCACAATATGGACGTGATAAAAAGCGCCGACTGGGTAATTGATATTGGTCCTGAAGGTGGCGATCATGGTGGCCAACTTGTTTTTGAAGGCCTGCCAGAAAATCTGGTTAAACATCCGGAATCTTATACAGGCAAATTTCTGAAAGAACGTTTAGAGTCCTGA
- a CDS encoding cell division protein FtsX has product MEEFEASSSAKKTKAIYISTVFGIAMVLLMVGLLGLILVHANKLSRYVKENLVVNVYVDETAREPDILQLQHELEGNPYVKQAVHVTKELAARKLQKDLGEDFIKFLGVNPLSESIDVYLKAEYANNADIAKFKAQLLKNPLVKEVNYQAPLVEQMNQNLASITLVILVFAGIFVVVSVALINNTIRLAIYSQRFLIKSMQLVGATKSFIRKPFLLYGLWHGLLGALIAIIILMGTLFLAYKQIPDLVILQSPYEFGVVFLIVIGIGVLISGLSTTFAVNRFLRLKIYDLYR; this is encoded by the coding sequence ATGGAAGAATTTGAAGCCAGTTCGTCAGCCAAAAAAACTAAAGCCATTTATATATCTACGGTTTTCGGTATCGCAATGGTACTGTTAATGGTTGGCCTGTTGGGTTTAATCCTTGTACATGCCAACAAACTTTCGCGCTATGTGAAAGAAAACCTGGTAGTGAACGTATATGTGGACGAAACCGCCCGCGAACCGGACATCCTACAATTACAGCACGAACTGGAAGGCAACCCATATGTAAAGCAGGCTGTACACGTAACCAAAGAATTGGCTGCACGAAAGCTACAGAAAGACCTTGGCGAAGACTTTATCAAATTCTTAGGCGTTAACCCGCTTTCAGAATCTATAGACGTTTACCTGAAGGCAGAATACGCCAACAATGCCGACATCGCTAAATTTAAAGCACAACTGCTTAAAAATCCTTTGGTAAAAGAAGTAAACTACCAGGCACCACTGGTTGAGCAAATGAACCAAAACCTGGCATCAATCACGTTGGTGATCCTTGTTTTTGCGGGCATATTCGTGGTGGTATCTGTAGCGTTAATAAATAATACCATCAGGCTGGCTATTTACTCGCAGCGTTTCCTTATTAAATCAATGCAATTGGTAGGCGCTACCAAATCATTTATACGCAAACCATTTTTATTATATGGCTTGTGGCATGGCCTGTTAGGTGCGCTTATCGCCATTATTATATTAATGGGCACGCTTTTCCTGGCTTACAAGCAAATCCCTGATCTGGTGATACTGCAAAGCCCTTATGAATTTGGGGTAGTATTCCTAATTGTAATTGGGATAGGCGTTTTAATCTCGGGCCTGAGCACCACATTTGCAGTGAACCGTTTCTTACGTTTAAAAATATACGATCTATACAGATAG
- the nth gene encoding endonuclease III: MLKQERYKLFVDYFSKNQPNAVTELHYSNPFELLVAVILSAQCTDKRINQITPALFERFPDAESMAAASVEEIFSYIRSVSYPNNKAKHLSGMAKMLIEKYNGEVPASHEELQKLPGVGRKTANVIVSVIFDVPAIAVDTHVFRVANRIGLTTNARTPLAVERQLMEHLPKSTLGIAHHWLILHGRYICLARRPKCEICPLTHFCRYYERANTESALLKAAIAQQKKLEAAKKKKQNAATHKALKKLSVDKDSNL, from the coding sequence ATGCTAAAGCAGGAACGCTACAAACTATTCGTTGATTATTTCTCGAAAAACCAGCCTAATGCCGTAACCGAGCTGCATTACTCTAATCCTTTTGAGCTATTGGTGGCGGTTATACTATCGGCGCAATGCACCGATAAGCGCATTAACCAGATAACCCCTGCACTATTCGAGCGCTTTCCGGATGCAGAAAGCATGGCAGCCGCTTCTGTGGAAGAGATATTTTCCTACATCCGCAGTGTAAGCTATCCTAACAATAAAGCCAAGCACCTGAGCGGTATGGCCAAAATGCTGATAGAAAAGTACAATGGCGAAGTACCTGCCAGCCACGAAGAATTGCAAAAACTGCCTGGCGTAGGCCGCAAAACTGCCAACGTTATCGTATCGGTAATTTTTGATGTCCCCGCGATAGCGGTAGATACCCACGTGTTTCGCGTGGCCAACAGAATCGGTTTAACCACTAATGCGCGTACACCACTGGCGGTTGAAAGGCAGTTGATGGAACACCTGCCGAAATCAACCTTAGGCATTGCCCATCATTGGTTGATATTGCATGGCCGTTATATTTGCCTGGCACGCCGGCCTAAATGTGAAATTTGCCCGTTAACTCATTTTTGCAGATACTATGAAAGAGCGAATACAGAATCTGCCTTGTTAAAAGCAGCAATAGCCCAACAGAAAAAACTGGAAGCTGCCAAAAAGAAAAAGCAGAATGCTGCTACGCATAAGGCATTGAAGAAACTGAGTGTGGATAAAGATTCTAATTTATAG
- a CDS encoding DUF3098 domain-containing protein translates to MAQKYTSPSAAKTTKPAESMQPVQFIFDKSNYTLLAAAVVVVALGFVLMSGNTDIYSTTKIVIAPIVVLAGFGLGFYSILKKPQTKA, encoded by the coding sequence ATGGCACAAAAATACACCAGCCCTTCTGCGGCTAAAACCACCAAACCTGCTGAAAGCATGCAGCCTGTTCAATTTATTTTTGACAAAAGCAATTACACTTTACTTGCTGCTGCTGTAGTGGTAGTGGCATTGGGTTTCGTGCTGATGAGCGGCAATACAGATATTTATAGTACTACCAAAATAGTTATAGCCCCTATTGTTGTTTTAGCTGGTTTTGGATTGGGCTTTTATTCCATACTAAAGAAGCCGCAAACTAAGGCATGA
- the recA gene encoding recombinase RecA, with the protein MSNADKLKALQLTLDKLEKSYGKGTIMKLGDNVIEPMEAISTGSISLDVALGIGGLPKGRIVEIYGPESSGKTTLAIHAIAECQKKGGIAAFIDAEHAFDRFYAKKLGVDVENLLISQPDNGEQALEIADNLIRSGAIDIIVIDSVAALVPKGEIEGEMGDSKMGLQARLMSQALRKLTGTINKTGCCCIFINQLREKIGVMFGNPETTTGGNALKFYASVRLDVRRISQIKDSDEVSGNRVKVKIVKNKVAPPFRIAEFDIMFGEGISKSGEIIDLGVDYNIIKKAGSWFSYGETRLGQGRDAVKQLILDNPELAEELEAKIKATVTGESLAEA; encoded by the coding sequence ATGAGTAACGCAGATAAATTGAAAGCATTGCAGCTTACGCTTGATAAGCTGGAAAAGTCGTATGGCAAAGGAACCATAATGAAATTGGGCGACAACGTGATTGAACCGATGGAAGCCATTTCAACTGGTTCAATTAGTTTAGATGTTGCATTAGGAATTGGCGGCTTGCCTAAAGGCCGTATCGTAGAAATATATGGTCCGGAGTCATCCGGTAAAACAACCCTGGCTATCCATGCTATTGCAGAGTGCCAGAAAAAAGGCGGCATAGCAGCATTTATTGATGCAGAGCATGCTTTCGATCGCTTCTATGCTAAAAAACTTGGCGTAGATGTAGAGAACCTTTTAATTTCACAACCAGACAATGGTGAACAGGCATTAGAGATTGCCGATAACCTGATCCGTTCGGGCGCTATCGATATTATTGTTATCGACTCAGTTGCGGCCTTGGTTCCTAAAGGTGAGATCGAAGGTGAAATGGGCGATTCTAAAATGGGTTTACAGGCGCGTTTAATGTCTCAGGCATTGCGTAAGCTTACCGGTACCATCAACAAAACCGGCTGCTGCTGTATCTTCATCAACCAGTTACGTGAGAAGATCGGTGTAATGTTTGGTAACCCTGAAACTACTACCGGTGGTAACGCCCTTAAATTTTACGCTTCGGTACGTTTAGACGTTCGCCGTATATCACAAATTAAGGACAGCGACGAGGTTTCTGGTAACCGCGTTAAAGTGAAGATCGTTAAAAACAAAGTTGCGCCTCCGTTCCGTATTGCCGAGTTTGACATTATGTTTGGTGAAGGTATTTCTAAATCTGGCGAGATCATAGACTTAGGTGTTGATTACAACATCATTAAAAAAGCAGGCTCATGGTTCAGCTATGGCGAAACCCGCTTAGGTCAGGGCCGCGATGCTGTTAAGCAATTAATATTAGACAACCCGGAACTTGCAGAAGAACTGGAAGCTAAAATCAAAGCAACTGTTACCGGCGAAAGTCTTGCAGAAGCATAA